A stretch of DNA from bacterium:
CGCTTGGTAACAAGGTTTACCACAACGCCCTTTGCTCCAACCGATGCATCCATACCACCAGACTGAATCTGGATTTCTTCAAATGCATCAAAGTCGTAGTAAGTCGGCGTCGCGCCGAGTGCGAGAGGATCGGTTGCATTCACGCCATCATAGTTCCAGGCGTTATCTGCAAAGGAAGCACCACGAGCAAAGAAATTGGTCTGCTGTCCTGATTCTGAACCTGCGATGTTTACGCGATCATTATCAACACCTGGGGTCTGTTCGATGATGACCCACGGATCGCGACCGCTCGGAACTTTATCCAAGTATTCCCGGTTGAATGTCGATTCATTCCCTGTTTTCTTGGTGTCGACAACGGGTGTATCCGCCACAACGACAAATTCTTCTGCCAGTGTCGGATTCAACGTGATTTCCAAATTGACCGAACCGCCGATCGTTACGCGCACGTCTTCTTGACGCACTTCTGTGAAGCCTTCAATAGAAAAGATCACAGCATACGTTCCCGGTGGCAGGTTCGCGAACCGGAACGCACCCGTCGGTCCCGATGTAGATGATTGTGATTGAATCGTTTTCGATTCCAGGGAAATGCTGACTCCGGGTAGGGGTACATTTTTCTCATCAACAACTTTGCCGAATATCGATCCTGTTTTAGTTGAAACCTGCGACATTGCAGGAATCGAAACAATGGTGAGAAGAAAAACAATCACCAGTAACTTTAGTTTCATCGTTCCTCCTAAACTACAATTGGTGTTGATTCCTCTCGCAAGTTTCGTACCGATCCTAATTGAGACGATGAAATTTACAATGATCCAGAAATCTGACATCTCTTGCCAGATGCAGAGACGGGTGCTGGCTCGATTGTTGTGTCTTTAGGTACCAAAAAACCGATGAAAGCCCACCTTTGGATATGGAATTCGCGAAAACGGATTGTGATTCGGAAATATGGAATCCAACAATTCCGAAATTCTTTTGAGGTTACAGTAGCGTTTCGGATACTACAGTATTAGTTGTTACGAATCTATTTGTCGGCCGCTATTTTGACTGCGGATTTTTCAATAAAGTGGAATCGATCTTTGTAGTATCTGGTGCAGATCAACTTTGTGCCGTCTTCCAGAATCACATCATAACTTCTGTTCATCCGGAGTTTTAGCTCGCGAATAGTATTCACATTCACGATATAGGAACGATGGATTCTGATGAACTGTTCAGGATCCAACTTGCTTTCGATCGACCGAATTCCAATTCGAATGGAATATTCACTGCTTCGGCAATGCAATAATGTGTTGGGACCTTTTGCTTCAATCCACTGAATTTCATTTCGGTTTAGAAGTAGCCAGCTTTTGTTCGAACGTACAAGAATTCTTTCTGCAAGTTCCATAGCAGGTCACTTTTTACCCCGGCTGAGTTCAATAAACTCCTGGCTTTCCAATGCGTCTCTTAAGAATGTAAAGATCAAGTTGATATGGTTTTCATCCTTGAAATGGATCTCAAACTTGTGCACGTGTCCCACCTTTGGTCCAGCCAGATTGGTAATATCGACTAACTCAAAGTGAACGCTTCGCTTCACTCCATCGATTTTCTTAGCTCTTAACCGCGGCTGATTCCCGGCGGCGCAGAAGTGTGTCATGCGTAAGGTATCTCCGTCCAAATGATAGACGCTTGTCATGACAGGATCCGCTCCAACGATTAGATTCTCTACTACTGCAGACCCGTTTGCCGTAAGCGAGTAAGTTGCGGTCATTTCCCCGCCGCCGGAACGACCCCCGGACCACTTGTAGGAACCTTGCCAGTTGCCAGTTAGAGTTTTCAACCAGTCAAAAGCAGAGTGTGTTTCGGAACAGGCGATAACGCTCCAAAGCAGGAACACCATGGAAATAGCAATCTCAACCTTTTTCATTTTTATCCTCCCAAGGCAGTGGTAACAAACTTCAAACTTACGAGCGCACGTTATAGCTGCCTTGTACGAAATAAACCCAAAATGTAATTCGCTAATGTGTTTTCAATCTTTGGGGATCCAATGGCTGCCATAAGCAACGTTCACTAACTACATAGGACGTTATTTCTTTGCAAGACCTCGTCAAAGTCACTGGCTAATTTACTCGGTGCTGATTCTTGACCGAGGTTTCACTACATGCTTAAAGGTGCCTTGAAACTGACTTTACTTCTCCTATGTTTCTCTTCACCTGCATTGCCCGATTCATTTACAAGGACTGAAATTGAGATTCCCCGGATTCAGGAGCCTCCTCAGTTGGAAGAATTTCTTGACATGGGAAGAAACGCTGAGCTGCGGAAGAATCTGCTGAAGGTGGAAGGATTCCTGCAACGAATTCCTCGTGATGGAGAGCAATCCTCAAGGCTTACAAAGGTTTTTCTTGGTTACGACAGTCAAAACCTCTATGCCGTTTTCATCTGCTTCGAAAAGGACTCAACAAACATTAGAGCTCAAATGCTGAACCGGGGTAGCAGAGGCATTTTTTCGGATGACAGCGTTTCAATCCAACTGGATACTTTTCATGATCAGCGGCGTGCATACGCTTTCGGATCCAATGCCTTTGGTGTTCAGGCTGATGCAATCTGGTTTGAGAATTCGCAAAGTTTTGATCATTCTTTCGATACCGTTTTTGAAACAGAAGGAAGAATTACAAAAGAAGGTTACATTGTTTTTTTCGCGATACCATTCCGGAGTTTGCGTTTCTCTTCCGATTCTGAGCAGACTTGGGGGATTCTTCTAACACGGGATATACCAAATGCCGATGAGGCAACTTTCTGGCCGCGCTACTCAAGCAGGATTCAGGGGAGATTAAACCAGATAGGTATCCTAAGAGGTCTTCGTAATATCTCACCCGGGCGGAATATACAAGTCATACCGTATAGCGCATTTCGTTCGATTCAGGCACTGGATCAGCAAAACTCCACAGATCTCACCGGCGGAATCGATACGAAGCTGATCATCCGGGACAGCCTGGTGATTGATGTTACCGTAAATCCAGATTTCAGTCAGGTGAGCTCGGATGAACCACAGACAACTGTCAACCAGCGATTTGAAGTTCTGTTTGATGAGAAGCGTCCTTTTTTTCTCGAGAACGCCAGCTTTTTTCAGACACCGATCCATCTGCTTTTTACGCGGCGCATCACCGATCCCCAGTTTGGGATACGAGTGAGTGGAAAGATCGGACGTTACAGCATAGGCGCCTTGCTCGCAGACAATGAAGCACCCGCTCAGAATCTCACGGATGGCGAGCATTCAAACTTTCAGATTCTTCGTATCAGCCGTGATATAGCCGAGCAATCCGCGATCGGATTGATTTATACAGGACGCGAAGCTCCAAACAACTTGAATAGAGTCTGGGGACTGGACGGACGGTTCAAGCTACATGGAAACTGGGTAGCAACATTTCAAGGGGTAGCGAGCTCGACAGAACCTCAGGATCAGAATCAGAAGGGTACCGCTTACAAAGTTAATTTTTTGCGGAGCGGAAGACTCTTCAATTACAACGCAGAGTATAACGATGTGAGTCCTGGATTTCTGTCATTGCCTGGATTCGTGAATCGCGTAGATATTCGAGCGTTTGATCAACAAATCGCTTACAGCTTTCGTCCGGAAGGTAAGCATTTGTTTGCCTGGACGCCGCACTGGGATTCTTCATATATCTATGACCACAACAGCACGCGTTTGGACTGGAGTCATTATCCTCGGATTTCGCTTGAACTTGCCGGGCGAACCTTTGTGGAAATGGGATATAAGTTTTCGAGGATCCGGCTACGCCCCAGCGATTTTCCAGCGCTTGCTCAGAATCTTGATTTCTCTACATACTACTATGCGGTTTCATTCACGAGCGAAGTATTCAAACTAGTCAGCATTAACGCCAGTGCCACCCTTGGTACCTCTGTCAACTTCGTTCCGGGTCCAGGCCGCCTTCCTTCGCTTGCCGATTCTATCAGTGGGGTTCTGATGATTACCATTCGCCCTACGCACTCACTTACGATAGATAACATCTACCTTTATAACCGCATTCATGATCCTGTGACTTCCTCGAGTATTTTCAACAACCATATCTTTCGGACCAAATGGAACTATCAGATCAATAAGAAACTGTCTGTAAGAATGATTCTTCAGTACGATGCTCTGCTTACGAACTCTAACTTTACTGAGCTTCGGCCGATCAAAAACTTGAATGCAGATTTCCTTGTGAGCTATATCGTCCATCACGGCACAGCCCTTTTCGCTGGCCTGAACAGCAATCTTCAAGACCTGGATCCGCAATCAATCCCAGGCCTGCAACCGCGTGACTTTATCAACGACCGGAGACAGTTCTTCATCAAGTATTCCCATCTCGTTCGTTTTTGAAACGCGCTTACTTCTTACATCGAATGCTTTTCCTGTGCAAGACGCCAGCACGATTTCTTTCTACACTGATTAAAATCCCATAGGAGAGAAAGAGTTCAGTGAGTATCAAGTACAGACTGGAAGGAGAAGTAGTTGGTGTTTTCATCGGACGAGACCCAATATCCCTGATCACTACGCGAGAACGATCTGCAAGCGTTTCATTTTCGGGCTTTGATGGCAACAGACAGAGCGGTATGACACGATTGTCGGACAGTCGAACGACCCTTTATACGCAGGGAGCTGAGATAAGAAACGATCGACAGGTATCGATCGTTTCAATTGAAGAACTTTCCAAAATCGCCGAAGTCATGGATGTGCCGGAAATCTTGCCTGAGTGGATGGGAGCAAACTTGCTTTTTAGGAATGTTCCAAAACTCACCGAACTACCCCCATCTACGCGGCTATCCTTCTCCCAAGGTGCAGTACTGGTAGTTCAGAAAAAGAACCTTCCCTGCATTCATCCAGGAAGGGTGATTGAGGCTCATTACCCACGCAATGGACTGTATGCATTATTTCGGAAGTCTGGTCTTCACAGAAGAGGTGTTGTCGCATGCGTGGAAAAACCCGGAGTCATCGCCGAAGCAGATCAGGTCATTGTGGAAGTGCCTGAGCAGGTTGTCTACACCTTGGAAAGAGAGCCCTCATTTCGATCTGTGAAACAGGAGAAGTTATGAAAAATAAAGCTCTCAATTGGCAATTGAGCCGTCGCGAGTTTCTTGCTGGGAGTGCGCTGCTGATTCTGGCCTCAAAAACCGCATTAGCAGAGCAGGCGATTGAAAACAAGAATGAAGAGCTCAGAGCGCAGCGACTTGCCTGGGCAGGAGTGAAGCTCGAAAACGCTTCCACGGCTCTTTTCATTGATCCACTGATCAGCGCTGAAGTATGGGGAGATGCTCTCAAACATCCCATCATTCCACTCCAATCCAACGCAACCCGCAGGCATGTGCTAATTACTCATCTTCACAGTGATCATTTTGATGCTGCGGCAGTCAAAACGGTTCTTGCTGAAAACGGTAACCTCATCTGTGCTGCCGAGAGCGCGCCCATTGCTGCATCGCGAGGCTTCCGGGTTTGGGGAGCGAAGCTGTGGGAGCCGATCTTACTCGGAGATTTTGCAATCACTGCAGTGCCTTCGTCCGATGGATACGGCGATAACCAGGTTTCATGGATAGTTTCTGGTGGCGGCAGAAAAATCATCCATTGCGGTGATACGATGTGGCACGGTCTCTGGTGGCAGATCGGGAAGCAGCTAGGCCCTTTTGATGCGGCCTTTCTTCCCATTAATGGCGCGAAGTTTCTTTGGCGAGCTCCTAACAGCAACGTCCCTGCAGTGATGACGCCTGAGCATGCAGTAGCGGCCGGAGTCGTACTCGGCGCCAGGTTGGCCATCCCGATTCATTATGGGGTCTCCGGTGCTGATTCATATGAAGAGCAGCAGGATGCGGAAGCAACCTTCGTGAAGATAGCTAAGACCCGAAATCTTCCGGTTGAAATCGTAAAACCCGGAGAATGGCTGAAATGGAAGGCAAATGTCTGAGTACAGAATGGCGGATCGAAGAAGCGAATTTCATAAGATTGCAGAAGAATGACAGAATTGCAGTTTTGACGCTTAACAAAGGAAAGGTGAATGCACTCAACGGAGATGTGGTTGATCAGTTAAGAGCCCATCTCAAAGCCCTGGAAAATGATCCAGAAATTAGATCGGTCATTCTAACTGGCACCGGCAAGTTCTTCTCTTTCGGGTTTGACATCCCGGAGTTTCTTTCTTTCACAAAAGAAAAGTTTACAGATTACCTGATTAATTTTACTCAGATCTACACCTACCTCTTCCTTTATCCCAAACCAGTTGTAGCCGCACTCAACGGCCATGCTATCGCCGGCGGATGCATGTTAGCCCTGGCCTGTGACTATAGAGTAATGGTCAGCGGAACCGCCAAGATATCGCTCAATGAGATTCGCTTCGGTTCTTCCCTATTTGCGGGAAGCATAGAGATGTTGCGATTTTGGGTTGGTAATGCGACTGCCTCACGTGTAGTTTATTCGGGTTCAATGTACACTTCCGATGAGGCACGGAATATAGGCCTCGTCCATGAGGTGGCACAGGAATCGGAGCTTCTGACGGTTGCACGCAGAGTGGCTTCGGACTTTGGTTCCAGGGACGCTTCTGCCTTCGCGAGCATAAAATCATTGCTCAGAAGAACCGTCGCTCAAGAGATAACGCTCCACGAAGCCGA
This window harbors:
- a CDS encoding MBL fold metallo-hydrolase; amino-acid sequence: MKNKALNWQLSRREFLAGSALLILASKTALAEQAIENKNEELRAQRLAWAGVKLENASTALFIDPLISAEVWGDALKHPIIPLQSNATRRHVLITHLHSDHFDAAAVKTVLAENGNLICAAESAPIAASRGFRVWGAKLWEPILLGDFAITAVPSSDGYGDNQVSWIVSGGGRKIIHCGDTMWHGLWWQIGKQLGPFDAAFLPINGAKFLWRAPNSNVPAVMTPEHAVAAGVVLGARLAIPIHYGVSGADSYEEQQDAEATFVKIAKTRNLPVEIVKPGEWLKWKANV
- a CDS encoding carbohydrate binding family 9 domain-containing protein, whose product is MLKGALKLTLLLLCFSSPALPDSFTRTEIEIPRIQEPPQLEEFLDMGRNAELRKNLLKVEGFLQRIPRDGEQSSRLTKVFLGYDSQNLYAVFICFEKDSTNIRAQMLNRGSRGIFSDDSVSIQLDTFHDQRRAYAFGSNAFGVQADAIWFENSQSFDHSFDTVFETEGRITKEGYIVFFAIPFRSLRFSSDSEQTWGILLTRDIPNADEATFWPRYSSRIQGRLNQIGILRGLRNISPGRNIQVIPYSAFRSIQALDQQNSTDLTGGIDTKLIIRDSLVIDVTVNPDFSQVSSDEPQTTVNQRFEVLFDEKRPFFLENASFFQTPIHLLFTRRITDPQFGIRVSGKIGRYSIGALLADNEAPAQNLTDGEHSNFQILRISRDIAEQSAIGLIYTGREAPNNLNRVWGLDGRFKLHGNWVATFQGVASSTEPQDQNQKGTAYKVNFLRSGRLFNYNAEYNDVSPGFLSLPGFVNRVDIRAFDQQIAYSFRPEGKHLFAWTPHWDSSYIYDHNSTRLDWSHYPRISLELAGRTFVEMGYKFSRIRLRPSDFPALAQNLDFSTYYYAVSFTSEVFKLVSINASATLGTSVNFVPGPGRLPSLADSISGVLMITIRPTHSLTIDNIYLYNRIHDPVTSSSIFNNHIFRTKWNYQINKKLSVRMILQYDALLTNSNFTELRPIKNLNADFLVSYIVHHGTALFAGLNSNLQDLDPQSIPGLQPRDFINDRRQFFIKYSHLVRF
- a CDS encoding MOSC domain-containing protein; this translates as MSIKYRLEGEVVGVFIGRDPISLITTRERSASVSFSGFDGNRQSGMTRLSDSRTTLYTQGAEIRNDRQVSIVSIEELSKIAEVMDVPEILPEWMGANLLFRNVPKLTELPPSTRLSFSQGAVLVVQKKNLPCIHPGRVIEAHYPRNGLYALFRKSGLHRRGVVACVEKPGVIAEADQVIVEVPEQVVYTLEREPSFRSVKQEKL
- a CDS encoding enoyl-CoA hydratase/isomerase family protein — translated: MEGKCLSTEWRIEEANFIRLQKNDRIAVLTLNKGKVNALNGDVVDQLRAHLKALENDPEIRSVILTGTGKFFSFGFDIPEFLSFTKEKFTDYLINFTQIYTYLFLYPKPVVAALNGHAIAGGCMLALACDYRVMVSGTAKISLNEIRFGSSLFAGSIEMLRFWVGNATASRVVYSGSMYTSDEARNIGLVHEVAQESELLTVARRVASDFGSRDASAFASIKSLLRRTVAQEITLHEAESIREFVEIWYSEATWKNLQNIKIF
- a CDS encoding Plug and carboxypeptidase regulatory-like domain-containing protein, whose translation is MKLKLLVIVFLLTIVSIPAMSQVSTKTGSIFGKVVDEKNVPLPGVSISLESKTIQSQSSTSGPTGAFRFANLPPGTYAVIFSIEGFTEVRQEDVRVTIGGSVNLEITLNPTLAEEFVVVADTPVVDTKKTGNESTFNREYLDKVPSGRDPWVIIEQTPGVDNDRVNIAGSESGQQTNFFARGASFADNAWNYDGVNATDPLALGATPTYYDFDAFEEIQIQSGGMDASVGAKGVVVNLVTKR
- a CDS encoding LytTR family transcriptional regulator, translating into MELAERILVRSNKSWLLLNRNEIQWIEAKGPNTLLHCRSSEYSIRIGIRSIESKLDPEQFIRIHRSYIVNVNTIRELKLRMNRSYDVILEDGTKLICTRYYKDRFHFIEKSAVKIAADK